A window of the Calditerricola satsumensis genome harbors these coding sequences:
- the rfbD gene encoding dTDP-4-dehydrorhamnose reductase — protein MRVLIAGAGGQLGMELAAWLRRHRPEWTVHAYRRDAWNVACRCQTEALVRALRPDAIVNCAAFTQVDACEMRRVTALRVNAVAPGLLARAAEAVGARLVHISTDYVFDGEKGGCYVEHDVPRPLNTYGWSKLRGEEAVLAAWARHLVVRTAWLYGPHGPNFAQRVLDRLRRGEPVAVVRDVIGPPTHTWDLARFLAEVLPTDATGIVHAANAALSF, from the coding sequence ATGCGGGTGCTGATCGCCGGCGCGGGCGGACAGCTCGGCATGGAACTGGCGGCGTGGCTGCGCCGCCACCGGCCGGAGTGGACGGTGCACGCCTACCGCCGGGACGCGTGGAACGTGGCCTGCCGCTGCCAGACGGAAGCCCTCGTACGCGCCCTGCGCCCCGACGCGATCGTCAACTGCGCCGCGTTTACCCAGGTGGACGCCTGCGAAATGCGCCGCGTCACGGCGCTGCGCGTCAACGCCGTCGCGCCCGGCCTGCTGGCGCGGGCGGCCGAGGCGGTGGGGGCCAGGCTCGTGCACATCAGCACCGACTACGTGTTTGACGGAGAAAAGGGCGGCTGTTACGTGGAACACGACGTCCCCCGTCCGCTGAACACCTACGGCTGGTCGAAGCTGCGGGGCGAAGAGGCGGTGTTGGCCGCCTGGGCGCGCCATCTCGTCGTGCGGACGGCCTGGCTGTACGGTCCCCACGGGCCAAACTTCGCGCAGCGGGTGCTGGACCGCTTGCGGCGCGGCGAACCCGTCGCCGTGGTGCGCGACGTGATCGGCCCGCCGACGCACACGTGGGACCTGGCGCGGTTCCTCGCCGAGGTCCTGCCCACCGACGCCACGGGAATCGTGCACGCCGCCAACGCCGCCCTCTCCTTTTGA